The nucleotide sequence AAAAACAATAAAGTTGCGCCATATGCTTTTAGCTCGAAAAAGAGTTGTCGTCCATcgcattttcattttgtattttgtgGCATTTTTCTCAATGAAATGCCAgctttctctctctctttcaTTTTTCAGCTGAACTGCAATTTTGTGTCTACATAAATTTTATGCACTTGGGTGGGTGGGAAAATGCAGGGCAAAGGACAAACGACAAACGACAGGTGAGGGAGTGGGAAATTGTTGGAGGCTTTTGAAGAGCACAGCCGAGCAATTTGTTTTTGGTCTTTCTcatgttgttttttttgtcCCCCCCCcaattgttattgttgtttctGGCAACGGATTGGGTAAATTGCATTGCAATTTTCGGCCCTGGGGAAAACACTCAGACGACCAGAGTTCTGTGGATTGAGTTATTTTCAGATTGCAGTTTGTCATCGGATAGCCGGTGCGGATTAGAAAGTACTTTGTCCTGACAAGCTGCTTTGAGCGGGGGAGTCGTTAAAGGACAGTTTGGGAATAGATTGGTGATTTCAGGTGCTGCATAAAATATTATGTCAAAGGAtgcaatttatgggcttttaggTGAGGTGGTTTCTAACACTCAAATTAAAGGTTCCATTTCTCTTAATTCAATATTTTGATGAaatctttttatttatatttattattattaattatttggattgaaaataataaaatctgCCAGTATGTTCCAAAAAATTCTTCTTAATAAGCACCTACTTATCTTAATAGTTTCCTACGCACTAGAATCTTGAGCCCTATTTTAGGTACAACCCAAGTAACGtctaatattttttagaaatggGCTTATCATAACAAAAAGCACCCATGTACAATTATTtttgataattttttatatgtCTTAAAGTAGTCATATAACATTTTAAGTACTCATATACGTTGCTTATCCAACAAACTAGTTTCTTATTAGTTCCATGGTGTGTTGCGTCTTGAACAAAGTCCTTAAATATATCAAGTCACCTTAAGTGCTTAATTTAATGTGTACGCCATCAGTTTGAGGGGAGGCCATAAAAAGTTGGATGATGGCTCGTGACCAAGCACCTTCCCTGCTGTTTATTTGACGCAATTAAAATGCGTTGGATGGGGTGAGAACGGTAGGGGTTTCCATATGAAGAGTGGGGACGTTAAGTGCGCCTAATCGAATTACATGTCGCGGTGACGACTGCTGATGTCATCGCCATCATCATTTTCGGGTTTCGGTTTTTCCCACACAACTTTCAGCAAATCCTTGCTTATTCGTGACCCCTCTCTCACCATCAAAAAGGGCTTCTTTAGCATTCCATTTTTCTGGGTCAGTAGCCATAAAATTGACAGACGTCTTTCACACGGCAAAAAATCCTGCAGACGACGTCGCTTCGTAAAGTTCAACAACCGATGGAGGAAAACCACACAGCCACACACGTGCAGGGGAAACCCCACCCGAAAATACCACCCCCACCGCCCCGGCCCACAAAGCTTGCTTTTCAACATCTTCATTGAATTATTTCGCAAtctattttaataaatttcatATCCTTTGGCATTATTTCCCATTTCCTGGGACAAAAATCAATAACGCACATAACGCAGTCACGATTTGTTTTtgcccacacacacatgcgTTCCATTTGGCacataaaaaaagaaatatggTCCCAATTTAAGACTGAAAATTGTCCCAAGCAGCGaccaatttttttatttcgggaTTTTTCTTACCGTCCAAACTCTCCTCTTTTTTGGGATTTTGTGCAGGGCGCAGGCGCCCTGGAAAATGAGCTTATATCCGAATGGAAGAAAGGCAGGACGTGCAGGGGATGTCCACACAAAAGGTACAGCAATTTGCTAAGGGCATTATCAAAACATATTCATATTTAAGCGAGTTATTTATGTTGTTTTACTTAGTTACAACCGTTTGTCGTTGAGCTGCCATCCATATACCATTGCTAGCCTGAAGGGCTCTCTTAGTTTCAACACCATATTTTTCTTATAGAACTAAGTTTTTTTGTTAACCATATAATCTTTCTAGAATGATTTCGTTTTGtatatcaataaaaaaatacctTAGGAGTATATATTGGaacataaaaataagaatttagaataattttaaattatcaaaaaataatagatataattatttattttataatttaattattataggGTTTCGTTTTGGCCTTTGGGGATCATACACACAAACCACCCGGCTCAAGAATGttcaatatttttgaattattGCGCCATGTGTTCTTCCTCTACCATGAACATGAGTCGTACTTTTCCCGATCTGGTAACAACCACATCTTTTTTCTCTTTGACCCCCAATCTGCATAGCAACATCCTTTCACCCATTCACCTCTCTCTTCTTCTTTCCCTTTCACCTTTCTCTGCACTGCTTGGACTATTTAAATACGAATTCTACACCAAGGACCTTTTTACATACCAAAACCTACCGCTGCAGGGCGCCACCATTGCCAATGCTTGGTAGCCGCTAGATGTCGCTACAAATAAAATCGTGTAGTTACACTCAGAAAAGGACTATTGAACAagagaattttttttaattcagtaGTTTATGCATACgtattataaatatacttgaatataatttttcacgaataaataGAAAAGCACGACCTCCTCCTTGCCAATTTGAAATTTTGTTGTAATGCACTCGGAAGTCTCGCTATAATGATGGAAAGTCTTCCTGAGGAAGGATTCAAATCAATAAAATTCCATTACAGCTGCAAAAACATACCATGTATAAAAACTCGTTTATCAGCTATTGTAGGGAATTGTTCTTAGCGTATCCGGAACCTTAGAGCCAGCCGGCAGGATGGTAGCTGTATGGTCAGATCTATGAAGTACATAGCTTCTATGCTAATCTGACCACCTCTAATCCAGGCGaagtttactttttttttttgtcatcCTTCTCAACTGTCGGATACAGGTCGCAATCAATTAAATATATGAGTCTTTAAATGGAAGTAAGAGAGCATCGTCCTATGATTTTGAATATAATCTGCTTCGtcttatgactttttataacATTGCTGCCAATCCCAAAGCTACACCAGTGACAAGTGCATGTGCTGCAACTTCTTTACCGCTCATACCGTCATCACCTTTCTTTTCACCGCCCCCCGAATCTGGAATGCatggaaaattttcattttcattagTTGGGATTGTCGATGATGATCGTGAAAATTTTCAACGCATCCCAGACCATACAAATTGGCAAGGTGACAAAAAAGGATAAACGATATAGCGGCAGAATCGAATATAAATAATAGAATACTAAGGCCTAACTTAAATGGGCGTAAAAGAAAATTCTGGGAAGCgttaaaaattttacattaaaaaaaagtaaggATCATAAAATATGTCTAGAATATGAACAATGGAATATAAAAGGAATAGCAACATAGATTAATTCAATTTAACTGCGTTGTTTAGATaactaataaaatatatatatatctttttttattgaatattttttgtaaaatgtatcACTTACATGATGGGCCATTGACATCGCCTTGTCTGGCCAAGATCGCCCCGGGTGGCATTTCATAGTCACTACGGCCACCCCACTGTAGAAaatgataaataaattataaatattaaatagaGAGTAACCGACAACGACGATAGGTAGGACACTGACCTTGCGGCTCTTTGGTTTATACCAAGGTCCTTGGCGCGATTCAAAAAACTCGTAATGCGCCGAGTCCTTGGTAAACCAGACATCATCCTTGGTCAGACCCAGCCTGATCATGGCACCAACTTTGAGGAACAAACCAACTACACTTATGACCAAAATGGGAAGTACCTGTGGGATGGATTAGCTTTGTTTGAGATTGACATAAAAGTCGAGGAAAGATAACTATTTTGTTTATAAGagttatataaataaaacgaTGCTACTTAAGTAGCTTTAAAGTggggtaaattttttattttcttgttcacaatgtttttaattttagaaagaCAATTTCTGTGAAATTAATACGACATTGTTTTAGCTTTCGATGTCACTGCTTCTTTCTACTTCCCCTGTGAAATGTTAAGTTGAAATTGGATTgtaaaatcaaatatattatCAATACCCAGTATCCTGCAACGAAAACATTCGATTCCATCTCATTGAACTACTTCGCTTTTGTGGCTTCCTACCCATATTTTCTATAAACAGGTTTGCACTGGTGTTCAATTTCCTTAGGGCCAGCCATGGTGTTGCAATTGCTATCCATATAGATTGGAGGCCTCGGGCCGAGCTTAGACGATCCGAACCCTCGAATCCATACCAAGCAATCGCGGAAGTCCGGCCAATGTGATGTGTAATTTTACCACAGATTTGACCTCCAATCCATAttcacattattttttttcttatccTGTTCCTTTTCAAATGTGGAAGACAGGACATGGTCATTTGAGCACCTCATCATAAGATTCCTTTAATCCTCCTTTCAACATTCCCAGCACTTTAAGCGGAAGAAGCCGACGCGGATGCACTCACGGCAGCAGGACCTGCCATTTTCCCATGGGGTTGCTTTCGCTCCTTGTCAACTGGAAGGCAAACACATTTTAGATTACCCAAAGAAGCCgtctaatatttattttgtaaagaTTGTATAAGACTAGCAATATAACTTACATGATGGTCCTGCTATGTCCCCTTGATAAGCTTGAACTAAACCAGGTGGAACTTCGCATTTTTGATTATACCTTAAAAACTGTGGGAAGGTATTCTTATAATTCTCTCTGGGCCGCACTAGCATCTAGACTCACCTTTAGATATTTCACGGGGTAGAAGTTACTATTTCGGGTCTCGAGATTTTCACAAGCAGCCGAATTCGCAGTGTAGGCAACATCATGCCTGGTAAGACCAATCTTTAACCAGGATATCACTTCGGCGACAAATGCCACGACCGTAATTGCTATAATAGGTAATGCCTAAGGGATAGAACCCAAATAATAGTCATGCATAGGATTTCAAAGATTAAAATATCCTTGCAGACAACTATATTGAGCCGTATCCGCAAAAAACGTAAGCAAACGTTCCGGGAATCGTTATTGGAATCGCCAAAGAATATTTTGGAATTCGAGCCCTAACCGCAATAATTTaaagttctttaaaaatgAAAGAATTATTTCAATTGtattaattatttgtttaatgTATAAAAACCAATAAATACAATACATTACTTATTATATTTTCGCGGTTAGGGCTTGATATAGTAGTCTGAGAAAAACAAGGTGCTAATTGTTTATTATCAGAAGTCAATCCATAAGATTTCAGGTCTATAGCATCACGAAGTGACAAATAATGCAATAATAGCCTAAATAGCTCCATATTCATATCATAAATCAttcaaaattgtttttaactCAGCATTTCTCAAGTGGAAAATGTCGCTCTCAACATCACTCTGCACTCTTTTATTTAATGTCGCCTTTCTTATTCGCACTCCGACGCTATCTCTGTTCGAATCTATTTATGGGTGTAggcaaaaacattttaaagggTCGATGTGTTTGATAATATATTGGATTTTTCAAACCACGCGCCCAAACTACATTGTTGTTAGTAAAAGCTGTTACTTAACATAGTAAACGTCGAAACTTAACAGAGGTAGCAAAAAAATACTGTTCAGCTGTCAAGTCAGCTGTCATTTGGTATTTTTCGGTTCCCTGCGCACGCTGCTTCCGAAATCCTGACAACCGACGCCGGCAGAGGCAGAGGGTAGGCAGAGATAAAGCAGCGGACGCAGCAACATTCGAACTTCGATTTTCAAACTGCGCAGTCGCAACCGCAAACCATAAAAGAAAAAGAACTCGAAACAGAATATTAACAGGATAAATTCAGTGTCGTGCAGCTAGAACATTTCCGAAATCGTTTTGGGCACTTATTTATGGCTTTGGCCCTTTACATTAATTCGCGAGCTTGTtgagcaacaacaaaaaaataaaacgcaATTCATTGCCATTGGCAACAACAAAGTAGAGCCGAAAAAAAGGGAAGCGTAGTCAAAGCAAGTGgcgaaaaccgaaaaaaatcAGAAGGAAACAAGTctatacttttttttgggaaacCATACAAGTGGCGAAATTCAAGATTTTCTGGGAAATATAATCAAGTGGCTATAGAAAACCAAAGAAAAAATCATACCAAAGGAAAACAGCTATAAAAAAAACGGGAAACCTCATTTTTCTTTTGACCAACTGTCAGTCAAACGGCCTTCAAAATTCAGATAAAGCAGGAAATGCACGCGCTTCAGGAGGGCGCCACCATGCTGCACCAGCCGCCGCCACCCACTTCTGGGGAGGATCACCTGCTCACCGCTGACAGTTTCTTTTACGCACGCAGCAATCCCATGGAGAACGCGGCCGCAGCCGCTGCCGCCGCAGCAGCGGGCTTGATTGATCCACATCACAACCGGGATTTGCACCAGGCCCTGGTGGCTTCGATAGCCAACAATGGTGTGGCCGCCATTGGCGGTGGCTTGACCACAGCGGCGGTCTTGAAGAGTGccgcccagcagcagcagcaagcACAGCAACAACAGGCTGTGGTGCAACAGACCCAGAACTCGGTGGTCGTGTCCTCTGGACAGGATCAGCCCAAACAGGAGCAGGCCCAACAGGCAGCATTGGCCCTGCTCAAGGAGAATGTGAACGCCTCGGCTGGGGCAGGACAAAACAATGGTCAGGCCGCCATGGGGGGCAGCAACAAGAGCGGCTCCTCCGGCAGATCTACACCCAGTTTGAGCGGAGGCAGTGGCTCCGATCCCGCACCGGGCAAACTCTTTGTCGGCGGACTCAGCTGGCAGACATCCTCGGACAAACTCAAGGAATACTTCAACATGTTTGGCACCGTCACCGATGTACTCATCATGAAGGATCCCGTCACCCAGGTAAGCCGAAATATCCTCTATTTTCATCTATTATATGTCGTCTACTATTTTTATATGATGATGTACCTTCATAATCCCCCTGCCTTTCGGGTTTACAGCTACCATTTTGTGATTTACCTTTTGCACAGCTGCAAAACTGCAGGTTTTGTCGCCCTCTTTGCATTTTCCTTTTCTACCAGCCTTCCAGCCGAGGTTTAGAATTACAGTTCTTTCGGCGTTACGtgccaaaaacaaaagaatCAAAGTAAGAAAcagaaggaggaggaggagggaGAGGAAGAGAATGAAAGGACCACCGAacccaaatttaatttaatcagGTTTTATATGTAGATCAGCTTGTCGGGGTTGATCCACTCGGAACTGTTTATAGGGACACGAACTTAAGAACCAATTTCCTTGTCATAATTTGTATGCAGGGTGTATCAATTTTCTTATGAACATGCTGGCCACCATTTCCTGAGAAGTTTGGGGCGTAAGATTTCGGTTAAAGTAGCGAGAAATTTGatagaataaatattttattataggATCTTAAATCTTATACAATAAATTACTTTTCTAGACCAGGTTCCACTTGGACATATTAGTAGTTTTGATCAAAAGCCAAGAAATGCACTTCGAAATTACCTTTCGGATTATCTTGTTTCTAAGAAACGTCAAAGGTGTGCTGACAAATGATTTAGACATTATCGATATCTAGCCATAGGAGTTTTCCCTCGAAAAAGTAGAGTTATGGCAGCGGAAATTGACTTTTTGGAAATGCTTAATGCCTTGAGCAATTTGTCCGCTTGATAAGCGGACATTATCCACACATCCTACATGCATTTAGTCGGCGGTACCTATACACATATATTTCCATTCGATTATATACAATGTGGCTCCCCAACGAAAAAGAGCGCGCGCGCTGCTTTCGGGCCATAAAACAGCAGCTGCCGCATTGTTCCTGTTCGAGTCCTGTTCCTACGGCGCAGCTGTTCCAGCGACCTCCGCAACTAGGGTTTCTGGGGTTCGGGTTCGGTGTTTAAGGATTCGGCGGCACAGGACAAATTCTATACGTACACCTGGGGTTGTTTCCGAGCCAATTGCGCAATTACGGAATGAGTCGGACGGCCACGACTGCATGATAGGGCAGTTATATTCGCCGCGATCGACTAACGGGGTTGTGTCCTGTCCCCTCAACAGTAGAACCCGAAagatatacacacacacacactaaaAACACACCTTTTGTTCCATTCCCCCTCtttgaaaagaaaaaaaaagaagaagagagtatacaaaaaacaagaaacAAACAAAGCGAGAAGAAAACTGGTTTACCAACTGTCTTTGCTTATGAAGACGATCCTTGCGATGATCGGGGGAATACTGTAGTCCATAAGCACCTAAGATCAGTCAGTTAAATAGCTAGTCATATGATGTAGTAAACCAAATGTATGAACTACTAAACATaacataattttaataaacatAAAACCACAATCAAAAGTGAGGAATCTCGAGTCAAGGACAAGGCCGGAAGCCAATAAAGGAACCAAAGCAGCCTGAATACCTGGGGCCCAGGTAACCATAGCCATAACCAGGATGCCAAACCACAGGATGACGAACCAGCGTCGGCTTAGGTACattattcaaaaaaaaaaaaagaacccACAAAAAGCAATCGCCAAGTACTTTAACTACTGTATAAAAAAGAGAACGTTTAGCGTACTTGAATTACTCAATACTGGCGCATCGTAACTCTCGTATATCGTATAACTCTGAGCAATAATAATAACTGCATAATTGTAATCGTATCTCTAATTGAATGTACTCGTTCTTGTACTCTCCTAATCGTACTCGTACTCCGTATTGTGTACTTGGTTTATTTTAGCGTTTCTCAcccaataaaaacaaaaaagtattcaacaaaaatacaaatccACGCATTGATTTTAAGCAAGCCTCCAAAAGCAAATCAAACTAACGAGTTTATCTTTCATATCTTACACCGTTGTTAAATCTAGAACTCAATTGAGAACATAGTTGAAAGAGGCGTGCTTTACCCCAATAATATACTATCCAATGCCCATGTTCCCATTTTAGTGTAAGATGGAATCGAAAATCGTCCTGGCAACTGTTGACTTGATTGTGTAACATAAATAAGAACCTTAGTTTAGCATAATTTACCCAATATTACAACTTATTACCATATTACAAGACCCCGTAAAAGTTAGACCTTATAAATAACCATTATCCGCCATTTTGTTTGTATGTGTTTAGTTAatgctttttaatttactttgGCAAATCGAATCATTAAAATTAACAATGTATTTTAAGTTGCGTATTTCGAATACTTAtcgaaaaatacattttttgtgTTCTGTTATGTCGctgattttttgtttttgacaaTCCGCCGTTTGTAACCGCATTAATTGGAAGAAATCCATTATGCTTAGTAAATAGAACACCCAAAATTCGGCATAAATTCATAAATCAATACTTATAGGATATGTTCTAGGTCCTGTAAATGTATGTAGCTAGTTGTGTTACCCCACGAAAATCCCCACCCATAAATAAAGCTCgtctttaaaaatggaatttACCCGAGGGTTAAATAATACACtagaaattatatatttttctctttAGGTAGGTAGTCTTATAGTTTCTCTCTATTTCTCTCTGGAATTATgtacaataaaatgtatttgagCCATTTGACTCTACTTTGCCCTAGGCTTAAGAAAAAATTGTATCCCCCCATTACTGTAATATATGTAACCGGTACGAGAATAATTAATTAGACTAAGCAACAAATATCACACATTCAATACTCATTCTTTGTAAAAACTATTAAGTAATTATTAAGCAAAACTAACCAAAGAATACGAATTGTATGGCAAAACGGGTTTAAACATTAATTGCAAGAAAAACaagcaacaaaaaaaagaggacTTTAGATTATAATTAGAAAGCATATCTAGAGCATTCCCACTTTATCTAATAAACCTATCTTGAAGACACAGTGCGTTTTAGAACTATAAAGTAATTATTGCAATATAATACAGTAAATTTCAcgaaataaattttataaaattcttTTCAATGTACATTTGAAACTAGCTATTGAATTTATAGCTCTGAGCCGCACTATTTCCACTTTTCTATATATCAAAGCCTTACTATCACATACACCATATGTAATTGCCACATACATTTGTATCCTTGAGTTGAGTTCGCAATCACGGCTGAGTGAACGAATGTTTTTGGTATCCTCCAGTTTTCGTGTATATATCTATGCCTCCTGTACCTACATTTATATCTGGGATCTAGAGGGGTGCCGCATCAGTATGGTGAACACGTTGAATGCATATATTTCGTAATGTTTCTATGATATATGTATGTTCCAGTTTAGCAAATGACCATATATCGATCGATCTACTTGCGTATAAATATTGGTATTCTGTTAACAAAGCAAAAGTATCCTTAGAagaattttagtttttagttgaaacattttttgtgttctttggatttaaattaaaacttGTTTGTGTTTACTccacaaaataataaaaaaaaacattgaaaaAACAATGCAAATTTGATGAGCAAAAGCGTAAAAAGGCCACGCCCAATTCAGTCGATAAAGCCATCTACATACATGCATTTAAACTGTATCCGTATCTGTGTTTACATATatctttaaatataatttttatatacTTGTGGAAGATCGAGTTCCGATCGACTTGATTGATTCTTACTTTGTTGGACTTTTGCTAACGTTCCGTAGGACATTTTACGATTATTAATCCTAGTTATATAACTACAACTACATTTGCAACTTAGACTTAGTCGCCTCTAACCGAAGCTCTGTTTTTTGCACTTGATTCCCCGCAAAAACTAATGTATCCGTGtctatttgtttttcttcCCCACCCACACACAAATCTATACTGAACAACTACAGCGCAGTCGCGGCTTTGGTTTCATCACATTCCAAGAACCCTGCACCGTGGAAAAGGTCCTCAAGGTGCCCATTCACACACTCGATGGCAAGAAGATCGACCCCAAACATGCCACCCCAAAGAACCGACCCCGACAGGCCAACAAGACCAAGAAGATCTTCGTGGGCGGCGTCTCGCAGGACACCTCCGCCGAGGAGGTCAAGGCCTACTTCAGCCAGTTCGGCCCTGTCGAGGAGACGGTCATGCTGATGGACCAGCAGACAAAGCGCCACCGTGGCTTCGGATTCGTCACCTTCGAGAACGAGGATGTGGTTGATCGTGTCTGCGAAATCCACTTCCACACCATCAAGAACAAGAAGGTCGAGTGCAAGAAGGCCCAGCCTAAGGAGGCGGTCACCCCGGCTGCCCAGCTCCTCCAGAAGCGCATAATGCTAGGCACCCTGGGCGTACAGTTGCCCACAGCTCCAGGTCAGCTAATTGGAGGCCGCGGCGCTGGCGTGGCCACCATGAACCCTCTGGCCATGCTCCAGAATCCCACACAGCTGCTGCAATCCCCGGCAGCAGCCGCCGCCGCCCAGCAGGCCGCCCTCATATCACAGAATCCGTTTCAAGTACAAAATGCCGCCGCAGCAGCCTCGATGGCCAATCAAGCGGGCTTCGGCAAGCTGTTGACCACATATCCGCAGACCGCGCTGCACAGCGTCAGGTTAGTTAaatttctatgtatttaagaaCGTTACTAATAGAGTGTTATCTCCCTTAGGTATGCACCCTACTCGATCCCCGCCAGCGCCGCCACTGCCAACGCTGCCCTGATGCAGGCCCATCAGGCGCAGAGCGTGGCCGCCGCTGCCCATcatcaccagcagcagcaacagcagcagcaccaccaccagcagcagacCCACAACGCCCATGTGGCCGccgcccagcagcagcaacagagcCACCAGCACGCCGTCTCCAACTCCGCTTCGCAGGCGCACTCGGCGGCAGCGGCTGCCGCTCTGGCGGCCAATGCCGCGAATGGAGCCGGTGCCGCTGGAGCCCACAGCTTGGCCGCTGCCGCCCAACAGGCGGGTTTGATGGCCGGCAATCCCCTGAATgccgctgctgccgccgccgccgctgctgccAATCCGGCGGCTGCCTACCAAAACTACGCCCTGGCCAACGTGGATATGTCCAGCTTCCAGGGCGTCGATTGGAGCACCATGTACGGCATGGGCATGTACGTCTAAGACGCGGGTTTTGTTTGGTAATTTGAATGAAACACTCACCATACACCATACTCCACCACCCCATACACTCATTCACTCCCATGTGAAACACCACCACCCCTAGTTGTAGTTCCATACGAAATCCACATGGCCCCCATCCATAAATATTCATAGAACCACACAGAAACACTCTCTCATACGAAGTTGGTTTTCCTTTGAGTTTGGCTTAGTTAGTAGTCCGCAACACGGAAGGCAAATTAAGTATTATATTTAAGGAGCCCTCGGGCGAGTTCAATAAATACTaactaatatatatatatacatataaaaaaaatcataagcAATATAagcaacaaacaaacaacaacaaaaaaggaagcaaagcaaagcgaaatcgaggaaaaacaaaattcaaaaccaAAAAGCAAAAATTACGAAGCGATAGAGAAGCAAAAGAAGGAAAACACATTAAAAACCACCGATTGTGATTGCGTTTAAATGTAGCCgttaatatataatttttagtgCATAAAAAAACCATTAAACCTAAtcctaaattaaaataaacaaataaaaaaactaaaagtaaatatatatataaatacatatttatgAAAAGCAAGAGCAAGGAATGAATCTTATAAGTTGACTCACGCTCGTTTAACCAAGAATGGCGCtcattatttaaaaattaaagaaatctttattattttggaGCCGTAAACTCAACTGAAATCAATGAGAAACTACTCCTGCAAGGGCAGTATTAAGTAATCGAATGAAACTGCAAAAGAAAACATTTTGCTCAAGACAAAGAGTTATTAATTAATGTTTAAACCAAGCTAACCAACTAAAGCGATGAAACCCAAAATGAAACTATTATTTTAGAGGTTTAGTTGAGTTCGAATTTAATTCACCCAGCATAGATTACAACAACAGAGTTAACCAATCACCAACGAACATCACCAACTCACGTACACAAACACTCGAAAACCCCATCCCCCTATATCTTCTATCTCCCTAACTCTGTTCTTTGTACTTAATAATATAACTTAAAACAATACAAATACCACAACGAACAAACCAAATTTCTGTTGTGTTTTGTGTGTGCGAATCTTATTTGATTTAGTTTTAGAACTAGTTTAGTCTCCACTCAATCTCAACCATTTGTAGCAAGTAACTCAATAACATTTGTTGAATATTTTGGCATTTGcatattactattattataaTTTCGACCGACAGAAAGTTCTCTGGACTAGAGCGgccttttttatattttataagacATTTAAGTGAGAACGACTCC is from Drosophila suzukii chromosome 3, CBGP_Dsuzu_IsoJpt1.0, whole genome shotgun sequence and encodes:
- the ymp gene encoding LOW QUALITY PROTEIN: uncharacterized protein ymp (The sequence of the model RefSeq protein was modified relative to this genomic sequence to represent the inferred CDS: inserted 1 base in 1 codon), with protein sequence MALRLTAVAFRRRASLLHVPKLQPPPSTRTLLVRKNLVPFLDDDPCVFSKKAVMHHWGVLPILVISVVGLFLKVGAMIRLGLTKDDVWFTKDSAHYEFFESRQGPWYKPKSRKWGGRSDYEMPPGAILARQGDVNGPSFEKDDKKKKXNFAWIRGGQISIEAMYFIDLTIQLPSCRLALRFRIR